One window from the genome of Daphnia pulex isolate KAP4 chromosome 9, ASM2113471v1 encodes:
- the LOC124202283 gene encoding disintegrin and metalloproteinase domain-containing protein 10-like, translating to MAIQRSTNGAYHRHFTALFIFFLHSLLPVSAATSGMALNDFISHFEPLFYDHHDVRLQHSRSKRESDSQTLHLQFNAHNRLFKIRLRRSADVFADDVVLESSKGSIAFDTTKVYQGELEDDDHSTVSAVLTSSGILDATVSTASETYYVEPASRYFDASQNVSFPAVIYKASDVLHPDPHQEHDGCASHQLYLKQFEHFHCVGHREEDRDDDATRTNRNSSDAPAAVIRSCQEEDNKNQKKDSVAREGIEPNQLIDQTLYSGWNRRHHEKQKKKRRSTIDHRKTTCMLYLQADHLFYGKMGSEEACIETMTRHVQRVNSIYKNVDFDGDGQGDDINFMIKRIKVHTEQALNEASYRFPGNYGVEKFLELFSEEDYNAFCLAYMFTYRDFEGGTLGLAWTGDLKNAGGVCEKNGHYRGSLKSLNTGIVTLLNYGKHVPPAVSHVTLAHEIGHNFGSPHDPENNRDCTPGGEDGNYIMFARATSGDKRNNNKFSPCSLKSINGVLSAKARNEQGCFKEPQSAICGNGVVEAGEECDCGWEEDCQEKCCFPMRSIQLPGERPCTLRPSTTCSPSQGPCCTESCQLRYGVKCRDDNGCRDSAFCDGSGPKCPPSNNKANKTVCNEEFVCFMGECTGSICIAYGLQSCQCLQGPSDPPTKACELCCKLPGDDQPCLSSFEWNTPPYDVPSAHAKAGTPCNNYNGYCDVFQRCREVDPSGPLATLRRLLLSDESIASLKKWIEDHWYGVLFIAVGFITIIAVVARVFGKRVERKKRQRSQQRASRTTNGVTTAAAAAATAAAVDENQGQHIVHPVAVRSAIPLKRKVREKEKRAGRKAYSTASALAVFRKARKPTRGSSQDPRARRSGVVNTKDKVRSWLERENPTRETIDSDNESHFPEEEINSAVNQMRRTSKSSTSLNQQTPERTQSQQPSSNRRSSSSEFLSLSPPSLDTSAKKMMRSISENPRHLEGPITTTGAAGRHHFSRSISHGHEPDFSRLSRKTESHSHLLSKSELDLEPLGDSSVKPAEPQQPQQQATVIHPPVQKRIPNPSSSSSKIPKSSTEGQLKASSKTSSSSKTKTFSSFEFLNLITGNKNSNPADKSSKPAARTARGSHADGDASSAKIRKKIGLGPVKVVLKWHGAGRASRVKGPAQVTAAAAVSKSKADGEKRNNNNKNNNKKKRVIVYKNGNPTANGASAFPAERKSMEPKPLTTSSTQSKLNEIEMANDVGSASSNNTKDVVNIIANPLPELSAEQPSRPSAEAIFRSRRYSMQERLSQPPPLVRRVSEIHTSTSSGYQQPPAQHHNNSRRNRHSWTVGILPEFPLNPTEEIGIDIEHDC from the exons atggccaTCCAGCGTTCAACAAATGGAGCGTACCACCGGCATTTCACGGCCttattcatcttcttccttcatTCCCTTCTGCCCGTCTCAGCTGCAACCTCAG GAATGGCTCTGAATGATTTCATTAGTCATTTTGAACCACTTTTCTACGACCACCACGATGTCCGGCTGCAGCACAGTAGATCCAAAAGAGAAAGCGATTCCCAGACTCTACACCTACAATTCAATGCTCACAACAG GCTTTTCAAGATTCGATTACGTCGCAGCGCCGACGTTTTCGCCGATGACGTCGTCCTGGAAAGCAGCAAAGGATCCATCGCCTTTGATACGACAAAGGTCTACCAAGGCGAACTGGAAG ATGACGATCATTCTACGGTGAGCGCCGTGCTGACATCCAGCGGAATCTTGGACGCCACAGTGTCGACGGCCTCTGAAACTTATTACGTGGAGCCGGCCAGCCGTTATTTCGACGCCAGCCAGAATGTCTCGTTTCCAGCTGTTATTTACAAAGCGTCTGATGTACTCCATCCGGATCCTCACCAGGAGCACGACGGCTGCGCTTCTCATCAGCTTTACTTGAAGCAATTCGAACATTTCCACTGTGTCGGACACCGAGAAGAAGACCGTGACGACGACGCCACTAGAACCAATCGAAACTCATCGgatgctcctgctgctgtgatACGTTCGtgccaagaagaagataacaaaaaccaaaagaaggaTAGCGTTGCCCGGGAAGGAATCGAGCCCAATCAGCTGATCGATCAAACCCTGTACTCTGGTTGGAATCGTCGCCATCACgagaagcaaaagaagaagagaagatcGACGATCGATCACCGCAAGACGACTTGCATGCTCTACTTGCAAGCCGATCACCTGTTTTACGGTAAAATGGGCAGCGAGGAGGCCTGCATCGAGACCATGACACGACACGTCCAACGAGTCAACAGCATTTACAAGAACGTCG ACTTTGACGGAGACGGCCAAGGCGACGATATAAATTTCATGATCAAACGGATCAAAGTCCACACGGAGCAGGCTCTCAACGAAGCCAGTTATCGATTTCCAGGCAATTACGGAGTCGAGAAGTTTTTGGAACTATTTTCAG AGGAAGATTACAACGCCTTTTGTTTGGCGTACATGTTCACGTATCGGGACTTTGAAGGCGGTACTCTGGGTCTGGCCTGGACGGGTGATTTGAAAAACGCCGGCGGCGTATGCGAAAAGAATGGCCATTATCGCGGCAGTTTGAAGAGCTTGAATACGGGCATTGTGACGCTATTGAATTACGGCAAACACGTCCCACCCGCCGTCTCTCACGTCACGCTGGCTCACGAAATCGGCCACAATTTCGGATCGCCA cacGATCCAGAAAACAACCGGGATTGCACGCCGGGTGGCGAAGACGGCAACTACATCATGTTCGCTCGTGCCACTTCCGGCGATaagaggaacaacaacaagttctCACCCTGCAGTCTCAAGAGCATTAACGGCGTCCTCAGCGCCAAGGCTCGTAACGAGCAAGGCTGTTTCAAAG AACCCCAGAGTGCCATTTGCGGCAACGGAGTGGTGGAAGCGGGTGAAGAATGCGATTGCGGATGGGAAGAAGATTGCCAAGAAAAGTGCTGTTTCCCAATGCGCAGTATCCAGCTGCCTGGAGAAAGACCTTGCACACTGCGCCCATCGACCACCTGTTCACCGTCTCAG GGCCCGTGCTGCACGGAATCTTGCCAGCTGAGATACGGTGTCAAGTGTCGTGACGACAACGGCTGTCGTGATTCCGCCTTTTGCGACGGCTCGGGACCTAAATGCCCGCCTTCCAATAACAAAGCCAATAAAACTGTTTGTAACGAAGAGTTTGTCTGCTTCATGGGG GAGTGCACCGGATCGATATGCATCGCTTACGGCCTTCAATCGTGTCAATGCCTCCAGGGACCCAGCGATCCGCCGACTAAAGCCTGTGAGCTCTGCTGCAAATTACCCGGCGACGATCAACCTTGTTT GTCGTCCTTTGAATGGAACACTCCGCCCTACGATGTGCCGTCAGCCCACGCCAAGGCCGGAACGCCATGCAATAATTACAACGGCTATTGCGATGTGTTCCAGCGTTGTCGCGAGGTCGATCCTTCCGGGCCATTGGCCACTCTACGACGCCTCTTACTTTCAGATGAGAGCATCGCCTCTCTCAAAAAATGGATCGAAGATCACTG GTACGGTGTCCTGTTTATCGCTGTTGGATTCATCACCATTATC GCCGTCGTCGCACGGGTGTTCGGCAAACGAGTGGAGCGCAAAAAGAGACAGCGCAGTCAACAACGTGCATCGCGGACGACGAATGGAGTGACGACGGCGGCTGCAGCGGCAGCGACAGCCGCGGCGGTGGATGAGAATCAAGGCCAGCATATTGTACATCCAGTGGCCGTCAGATCGGCCATCCCGCTCAAGCGTAAAGTTCGCGAGAAGGAGAAACGGGCCGGACGCAAAGCCTATTCCACGGCGTCGGCTCTGGCCGTCTTCCGCAAGGCGAGGAAACCCACCCGCGGCTCGTCGCAAGATCCGAGAGCCAGGAGATCCGGCGTGGTCAACACCAAAGATAAAGTCCGATCGTGGCTGGAGCGAGAAAATCCTACGCGGGAAACTATCGACAGCGATAACGAAAGTCATTTCCCAGAAGAGGAAATTAACTCGGCCGTTAACCAGATGAGACGGACCAGCAAGTCCAGCACCAGCCTCAATCAGCAGACGCCGGAAAGAACCCAGTCTCAACAACCATCGAGCAATCGCAGAAGCTCGTCGAGCGAGTTCTTATCTCTGTCGCCTCCATCGCTGGACACGAGCGCCAAGAAAATGATGCGATCCATTTCGGAAAATCCGCGCCATTTGGAAGGGCCCATCACAACAACAGGAGCGGCTGGGCGCCACCATTTTTCGCGTTCCATTTCCCATGGGCACGAACCCGATTTCAGTCGTCTCAGTCGCAAAACGGAATCTCATTCGCATTTGCTGTCGAAATCCGAGTTGGATCTCGAGCCCCTGGGCGATTCATCCGTCAAACCCGCCGAACcgcaacaaccacaacaacaggCGACTGTAATTCATCCACCCGTCCAGAAGCGAATCCCcaatcccagcagcagcagcagcaaaatcCCCAAATCCTCGACGGAAGGGCAGCTGAAAGCCTCTTCGAAAACCTCTTCCAGTTCGAAAACCAAGACGTTTTCatcctttgaatttttaaatctcattACGGGAAACAAGAACTCGAATCCTGCGGATAAATCGAGCAAACCAGCGGCACGTACAGCTCGTGGCAGTCACGCCGATGGGGACGCTTCGTCGGCTAAAATACGAAAGAAAATCGGTTTGGGTCCGGTGAAAGTTGTTTTAAAGTGGCACGGAGCTGGAAGGGCGTCCAGAGTCAAAGGGCCAGCCCAAGTGACGGCGGCTGCGGCGGTCAGCAAGTCCAAGGCGGATGGGGAGAagcggaataataataacaagaacaacaacaaaaagaagcgGGTGATTGTCTATAAAAATGGTAACCCCACGGCCAACGGTGCGAGCGCCTTCCCAGCGGAGAGGAAATCAATGGAGCCCAAACCCCTAACAACATCATCCACTCAATCTAAATTGAACGAAATTGAAATGGCCAATGATGTGGGCTCCGCTTCCAGTAATAATACCAAGGACGTCGTCAACATTATTGCTAATCCACTGCCGGAATTATCAGCGGAACAACCATCCAGGCCGTCTGCCGAAGCCATTTTTCGCTCACGACGTTACTCGATGCAGGAACGTCTTTCTCAGCCTCCGCCACTGGTCCGTCGGGTCTCGGAGATTCACACGTCCACGTCCAGCGGTTACCAGCAGCCGCCAGCGCAACATCACAACAACAGCCGACGCAATCGTCACAGCTGGACCGTCGGAATCCTGCCAGAATTCCCTCTTAACCCAACCGAAGAGATTGGCATCGATATCGAACATGACtgttaa
- the LOC124202284 gene encoding cuticle protein 18.6-like, with protein sequence MQFFIFATLVSVAVASSVYNTAPSYAAPAYKAPAYSAPAYSAPAYSSPSYETQYAAQPYSFDWAVKEAGSYNDYSHSADLDYSHSESSDGKVTTGTYRVVLPDGRTQIVNYRADSYGYTADVKYEGDAKYPEYKAASYNAPTYSAPRAYASPVYKAPAAPVYAAPSY encoded by the exons ATGCAG TTCTTCATCTTCGCCACCCTCGTCTCCGTAGCCGTTGCCTCATCGGTTTACAACACAGCTCCGTCTTATGCTGCTCCAGCTTACAAGGCTCCGGCGTATTCAGCACCTGCTTACTCTGCCCCAGCTTATTCTTCACCCTCTTACGAAACCCAATAC GCCGCCCAGCCCTACAGCTTTGACTGGGCTGTTAAGGAAGCTGGATCCTATAACGACTATTCTCATTCTGCCGATCTGGATTATTCTCATTCCGAGAGTAGCGATGGTAAAGTGACCACCGGAACTTACCGTGTTGTTCTCCCCGATGGCCGCACCCAGATCGTCAACTACAGAGCCGACAGCTACGGATACACCGCTGATGTCAAATACGAAGGTGACGCCAAATACCCCGAATACAAAGCTGCCTCCTACAACGCACCCACCTATTCTGCCCCCCGTGCCTACGCTTCTCCAGTTTACAaggctcctgctgctcctgtctATGCTGCTCCTTCCTACTAG
- the LOC124202287 gene encoding hemoglobin subunit epsilon-like, which translates to MDVLKSVNVAAVQSTWAIVKADLNTHAPKFYVALLTAHPEYQPMFPTIANVPAGELLNNAALKTLSVNVLTKLSELIDGMSNPDGLNAQLVELAKQHKNRGTTRTHFDNLAKVLVDFLAANLGAAFTPDAKQAWTATMQGINTVVEANA; encoded by the exons ATGGACGTCCTCAAGTCAGTCAATGTCGCTGCCGTTCAAAGCACCTGGGCCATCGTCAAGGCGGACCTTAACACTCACGCACCCAAATTCTACGTAGC ACTGTTGACTGCTCATCCGGAATACCAGCCCATGTTCCCGACCATTGCCAATGTTCCAGCCGGCGAGCTGTTGAACAATGCTGCCCTCAAG ACCCTGTCTGTCAATGTCCTGACCAAATTGTCGGAACTCATCGACGGTATGAGCAACCCGGATGGTCTGAACGCTCAATTGGTTGAATTGGCCAAGCAGCACAAGAATCGCGGAACAACTCGCACCCATTTTGAC AACTTGGCCAAAGTGTTGGTGGATTTCTTGGCTGCCAATCTTGGAGCCGCTTTTACTCCGGATGCTAAACAAGCCTGGACGGCCACCATGCAAGGCATCAACACAGTCGTCGAGGCTAATGCTTGA